The following proteins are encoded in a genomic region of Phragmites australis chromosome 9, lpPhrAust1.1, whole genome shotgun sequence:
- the LOC133928809 gene encoding protein N-terminal glutamine amidohydrolase-like, producing MADGRAAGGVDPSPLTPPSHSAALSDPPVDASSFTHTPCYCEENVYLLCKELIRIGDADPAGADLYVVFISNEEKKVPLWHQKASNFDDGFICWDYHVICIQSRRSKGEVFDLVWDLDSDLPFPCPFLQYVSNAIRPLSFGDSIYQRLFRVIHTPVFLRSFASDRSHMKDPMGNWIQLPPTYEPIVAEDGTTNNLNEYIAMSMNDVLDLESTVNDVYFNKHGVVVNERVLPEFFSRLPG from the exons ATGGCCGACGGCCGAGCTGCCGGCGGCGTAGACCCCTCTCCTTTGACTCCTCCTTCCCATTCAGCGGCGCTGAGCGATCCACCTGTCGATGCCTCCTCGTTCACCCACACGCCGTGCTACTG CGAAGAAAATGTTTACTTGCTATGTAAGGAACTAATTAGAATTGGAGACGCTGATCCTGCGGGTGCTGACCTTTATGTCGTTTTCATATCAAATGAGGAAAAAAAG GTTCCTCTCTGGCATCAGaaagcaagtaattttgatgatggATTTATCTGCTGGGATTATCATGTGATATGCATCCAG TCTAGGCGAAGCAAAGGAGAAGTTTTTGACCTTGTTTGGGACTTGGACTCCGATCTTCCTTTTCCTTGCCCATTCCTCCAGTATGTTTCTAATGCGATTCGACCACTGTCGTTTGGTGATTCTATATATCAAAG GCTTTTCCGTGTGATTCACACTCCTGTGTTTCTTCGATCGTTTGCATCAGATAGAAGCCACATGAAGGACCCCATGGGGAATTGGATTCAGTTACCCCCAACATATGAACCAATTGTGGCAGAAG ATGGAACCACCAATAACCTTAATGAGTACATCGCAATGTCGATGAATGATGTGCTGGACCTGGAAAGTACGGTTAATGATGTTTACTTCAACAAGCATGGTGTGGTGGTAAATGAAAGGGTCCTGCCCGAATTCTTCTCCCGACTGCCTGGTTGA